The genomic region TTATCAAATAACTTATTTTGAAACTAACATCatgacaaatgaaaatattgttcaaaacatttaaagttaCAGCGTACGTTTTTCATACATCGATGTTAATTTCTCCTAAGTTAATTGTAAATACTAAGTGCACTGCTtgcttatttacattaaaccgttataaaatagaatttatattgcgtttaacaatacaatattagTTTTGTATTAGGAAAACCCCACGGTGTTTATACAGAGCAAgtacgtacatacatacgttCGTATGTAATCGGTTTGTGTTAGACTTTTagtgttttcaattttatttattatattattttattcatcttccggtttgaaggatgagtgtgCCAGTGCAAATATAGGCATATTTTTTTAGAGGAAAGAGTTCTTCGCGAGTTCGGTGGGAGttataactgtaataaaatGGATTGGATTTAATTACAAGATTTATATATCGttggatttgttttttattaccttaatatttatacattactttGTACATCATTTTGTCGATTTTTTTGCGCCGCCGTGGGATAGTTGTCTAATATATCGGCTTACTACCACCGTGTTAGTTTTATTGGCTTctcatatatgtatatccaaTATCATCTTAAACATTACGGTAAATATAACGACACATAGTCCGATTAAGTTAAAGAGCATGTCGACagtttacatacatacatacacttaACATTTACCATTACCCATTTCAAGGTAATTGACTAAAAACTATTCTGCATATTACAGATAACAACGCACGTATATGTTTTACTTGTAATATTCGTTTGTATATTATTAGGTTTTGAAGCAatacatctatttataaaaatataatagtgaaAATATATCTCTATACCCTCGGAATTCAGagcttttataataaacaaaagtcattttataaaacattttattgtaaaaaacatCAATTTTTAACAATGACACTTCTTAATTTCTGCCAAAATTCTTCCGATCGCCGTTCGTCCCATGACAAATATATCTTGGTCTTTAATAAGAACTTTAACGTCGTTGTCAAATATTTGTTCTCAACGTTTCCTATTCTTATTAGCACCAGTGGATCGTACGAAGTGCCGTCTTCAAGAAACAGCCTATGATACTCGGCCAGCTGAGTCTCCCATCGACACCATTGAGATTTTGCAAAATtgttactaataattaaaattatatatctacttTCTTTTATACTACCTAATATCGCTTCAGAGATAAACGAACCTATTTCAAAATCTCTCTCATAAATACATAGCTTCAAGCAAGGTGGAGAGCATTCTAATTGATTCACCATTTCTGAAACAAACTCTCTGTCTTCACTGCAATATGATACAAATGCATCGTATTTTGGACAAATTTTCTGTAAACCTTCGGCCTTATGGGACTGTTTTGTAAATTTTCTTCCTAAAGCTAGTTTTGCTAAAAATAACCAATATGtaatgtacaatttatatttatatacaaatgttacTATTAAAGCTAAAAATATAAGGGTTACAACTGATGGTGCTGTCCAAACTAAGAGCATCATGTTTGAAATTTTCTCATACACCAAGCAACGCATATTTTTAATAGACGAGAAATAATCCGCTACTCTTCTATCTTCCCAAATATCTGGACTGCTGCATAGAAAATTAGACTGTCTAAAGTATTCCTTCAACGCCGTAGATCCATTCACTTGTAACCAGGCATACGATTTGTACATGGAAGCACAGTCACAGATAAATACGTTATCCATTAGGTCTATTTCGATTGTAAAATTTCCTTTATTTTCTAGTAAGAAATTCAAGTCTTGAATCATGCTAAGCGTGAAAtgagaaattttattatcagtTAAATATAAGCTATGAGGTTTCAATCCAGAGGCTAAGAATAAAGGTCTCCACCAAGATATTAATAGATTCTCACTTAAGTCtaatacttgtaaatattttaatggtttcAATAATTCGGGAGTTATATAATACAGTTCGTTGTTCCTTAATGTTAAATGTGTGAGGTTTGGcatcattttgaatatattgtcCTCagtgtaaaaatgttttataccaCAATtctttagtattaatattttcaattcattTAAGCCTTCGAACATAGAGCTCGTAAGATTCTCATTCGCAGTCAAAGGATTATTTGCTAAATTAAGTATTTCTAAATGTCTCATAGGCTTAAATGTTCCGTCGCCGATGTGGAATATCGTGCCATTTTCTAGATTCAACATCTTCAACTTTTCCAATCCAATAAATGTATAGTCAAATATTGATTTCATCCTATTAAAAGCTAGATTAAGAACTCTCAGTTCGCGACAGTCTAGAAACGCTCCTCTATCGATTTCAAAATACATAGGATTCGAAGTCGTACCTTTGTTTAATGATAAATCTAAAAGGACGAGTTGTTGATTCGATATATGCTTCCAATGTATTCCAGGTAAGTTGTTTCCACTTAATAAAAGAATACGGAGATCTGGAAATTTGTTTGGTTCAAAAGCATTTGGCCCAATAGATAAAGCGCTAACACCTCGCAATTCTAAAACTTTTACATTCGTCATTTTTGGAAATGTATCGTcagttataatttcaaattgatTATTAGATAAAGTTAGTCTTTCAACTGTCGTATTTGCAATAATTTCCATTAAACGTCTTGGCGGGTGTTTTCGAAAGCCCATGCTATTCAAATCGAGATGGGTGAGGTTTCTGTTATTTCTCTTTAAACTCATTAGAAAATCTCCTATTATTGACGAGTTTAAATCATTCTCACCAATACTTAGTTCTTGAAGCATTTCTAAATGTAGGAAACTGTCAGGGTGTATAAAGTCGAGGCGACATAAATTAATATCGAGTCTTCTCAAAGGAGAACCTCGCATAGATTTAAATGCATTTTCCGGGATCATTTCGAAGGAGTTTTCTGATAAATCCAATTTACGTAATGACGGTAATTTCGTTGGTTGAAAAGCAggtgttatgtgtaatatattcgaaaagccattatttaacaatattaaatctCGAAGGCTTTTCAGACCATCAAACGTGCCTTCGAGGATTACGTGAAGCACAGTGTTGTATGATATAGAAAGTTGCTGTAACGTAGTGAGATTACGAAATAATCCTGGTTGTAAATACTTTAATTGATGATTCGCCTCAATTTTTAAAGCCTTCAAGTAATATAGGTAGTCTAACTCACCGACGCGAACTTCTGGTAAAACTGTGGTCCTAACAACAAGCATTTCGCTTTGTCTATTTACCTGaaaaagataaaacatattattattaaagttaaattttgtggcatttaaacatttaaagtattcttgtatacactttataaatataagataagaaATGATACATCCGAGCTAAATTCGtcgtgtatttttttcaatatttactttttattattgctaAAGTAAAGATGTATGTTGTTGCAGATTTTTCCGTAGATATTACcgtatctttaaatatttttcgacTCTCTTTACAAACCCTCGAACATATGAATATCTCgtagattttgttttttaagagtaatttattatatttgtaatttattttatttataaatttatttttaccataGACAATAGCACCGCATGCAGTGAAACCATTGCATAATATGCTATATCCCTAGtttctttaattacactggttcactcactctttaagCCGTATCACAACAAAACAGTATTCTTGCTCAGCGCtagtaaaacatataaattatgagGTACCCACCTAGAAAGGCccgcacgaagccctaccataTTTACCGAATAAAATACGAAGTTCTACATCAATTTCACCTCATAcggaaatataaacaaacaaaatatatctaatattagtataactaataataataataatatatttattcaaaagcgaattttcatgtttaataatttgtacCATATCGGATTTCGCCTAAAGTAAATAACttgataattattgaaaatgaaatttatatataagtaggtatggtaacagcctgtgaatgccccactggcTAAAACCCCTTTTTGCGGGTAAggtaaacaaataacaaaaattaaaagtcaCCCTTAGATTTATATTCAGCGATCTAATACACGCGTAGTTGATTAATAATATCTGACGCAATATGTTTGTATGATGATAATTACGTCTCTCTATAACTAAGATAACATTAGATTCACGAAGCTACTACTAGCCATTGTGTGATAAGAATAGAACTTTAAATTGTGAATTTTGtgtgattaatatttgtttattttatttacgttacACGTTATGTTACGGTATATTTCTGAAGTTTTAAGCATATACTTGAGATTAATACAGCTGTTATAGTAGTTAGGTAAAATACTTCTTGTGGATCGGAATTGTCGAAATGACGCTACCGATTAATTTCAAACTATTAGATCAACGATAATCAAGCCGTAGCCTTCTAGAAACATATGGAGCATTCGATTAATAATGCAAATGAAACcgaaataactaatataacgAACAGCTAATAGTAAATTTAGTAGAACAATAAAGATGTTAATATGAGTTTAAATCTTTAATCACTTCTTAGTGATTTAACGCAGAGCAAGTCCATTCAAAATGATATTTACGCTATATTACATGGAACTAATAATCAATGAAATGCAAAGATAACTTGATTATATCCCATAATTGCATTTTGTCGGGTCGAATCCACCAAACAATACAGTTTTTTCTTTGTACAAAGTTAGTTTAATAAACCTaaagttttgaaaatgtttGCACTAAACACACACAATAAACGCTTGAAAGCGAAAGCAATTACGTTAAgtaatataagatttaattatcataacaaGGATTATTATTGTTCAGAATTTTCCACTACATCCATTATCTCGTGTGAAATATTTTGGGTCACACAACTTATTGCACGCAATgatgacaaaattaatattatttttagtggcGAAGATTTCTATAACAAAAAGGCAGATATAaagatttagaaaatatttttgggcGTCATCATAATTACCTtacttttttaaacttattattaatccagaatattagaaaataactGTTAATGTTTGTATGGTTAGGAACAGAAATACCAactcttaatattaaatagttaccGTTGGGAATTTCTTGCATTCGTAGTTCCCAAAACAAACAATAACTTTACGGTTCTTGGTGCTTCTACAGATGCACCCAGATGATCGGTCTTTTCCCACTTCGACGGGCAGAGCATTAGCTATTTTATCTTCTGGAGGGTATAGAATATTACGCGAAATTTCCTCGTACTCTTCTAGGATGTTGCACTTAGTATATTGGACGTAACATAACAACAGCCATAGAGTACGACCTAACCACATGTCTTGACCGCTCGCGTAAGATTATCtggaaaagaaatataaaattaccattatattaatattagaaaaagaaataaagaagaaattaattatatgggTCGACttcgatttataatttaagctccAAGATTTCTACTTCTAACGATGTTGTCAGCACTAAATaccttaataaaaaactatgtttGGAATAACATTTGATTTTCTTAGTAATGTGTGATAAAAATACTTAGATATTACATTTGCGTTTATTTTAAAGTCTTGCCTGCACTGGTTCGATTGACACTTTTAATCATGTCTGTACACGCATTTGCGAATAACCGAAGGTGTtgtatcaaaattttatataaataggatgCGATACCTATATCGGATAATATCGTAGTGATTACAACTTGCAACCATAACAAACCTAAATAAATACAGgactaataatattatctttttcacGTGTAATTTTGTAAAACAGAATGGTCACCATACTATATAATCATCAAGGTATTAAGCAGAAGGACAGAAAAAAGACAAACGAGACTTACTGAAGCCTATGAAGACGTGTAAAGAATATTACATATGCATATGAATAGAATATGTGGATGTGGTACTGCTAagtggtggtagaactttgtgcaagctcgtttgtgtaggtaccacccactcatcagatattctatcgcaaaatagcagtacttggtattgttgtgttctggtttgaagggtgagtgagccagtgtaattaaaggcacaaaggatataacatcttagttcccaaggttggtggcgcattggtgatgtaagggatggttaacatttcttacaatgctaatatctatgggcgttggtgaccacttatcatcaggtggcccatatgctcgtccgccttcctattctataaaaaaaaatgttgatttatGTATGTTGTTTATTTCTTACTTGACATTTAGTGttctgttacaaaaaataaatatatatatttcgaaaatagcaaataactaaaaaactaattttggtttttaaacatattaaaatacataaatgtatgaAACCACATAACTTTTCGGATTTACCGCTTATGTAAgcgatataattatgtacaaatatataataatattgtattctaGAGGTTCGCGACTCGCGTACACGTTTGACGTTAGTCCGTGCAGTGTGTTATGTGTTAAGCACTAAGACAAATAATTTGTTATCAATTGATattcaaataagtaaaattgtatGTACGTTCTTTCAATGATGATTTTTTGATACTACAAACATGACACAAGAATGACAAGGCATAATAACATCATATTTGGCCTGATCAAAATTAGCCATTAGCCATTGTGTACCATAGTCCGATGATGAACCAGTATGACCAGACGCAGGATCAATAACGGCTTTACATAACTTCCGAGGCACCGGAGTATAAGACAGCCTAACTCCTAACTCCGGGATGCATATTTGAATTTGTTAACGGAAAAGCTGAGTAATAGCTATTTCTTGTAACTTGTCTCCTTTTAAATAAGATGGCAAATGCAAATGCGTCATCTAATGGTATGCCTCtattgaaatataaaccatcAATATTGCATTTATTAAGACTATCCTTATATACCTCgagattaatatttatgaatataattatagaaacaaataatatagaaaaatagtTGCTATTTATCGTCTTCCTGGTGACAAGAGGTCTGGTTCAATTCTCGACAATAatatcggaattgcgatttaacAGAAAACGCTGCTAGCGTTCTTGCCACCATTCAACGATgtcatgatttttatttattttttattcatttatatttattttagtttacaatGTTACTAGTTTTGCCAATGTTTGTCACCAAAACATACTAACCATTTTCTGAAATTTCACCTCCGGTTATTTACAAAATGACTTAAATCTCATTATCATTGCCAAATAATAGTCATTagcgcaggagatattttagtagcagcatgtgaatgtcccactgctggcctaaggcctcctcgccTTTTTTCAGATgatttagagtttattccaccatgctgctacaATGccgattggtggaatacacatgtggcagaatttcagtaaaataagacacatgcaggtttaatcacgatgttttccttcaccataaaacgagataaattataaacacaaattaagtacatgagaAT from Nymphalis io chromosome 11, ilAglIoxx1.1, whole genome shotgun sequence harbors:
- the LOC126771727 gene encoding toll-like receptor 3 produces the protein MWLGRTLWLLLCYVQYTKCNILEEYEEISRNILYPPEDKIANALPVEVGKDRSSGCICRSTKNRKVIVCFGNYECKKFPTVNRQSEMLVVRTTVLPEVRVGELDYLYYLKALKIEANHQLKYLQPGLFRNLTTLQQLSISYNTVLHVILEGTFDGLKSLRDLILLNNGFSNILHITPAFQPTKLPSLRKLDLSENSFEMIPENAFKSMRGSPLRRLDINLCRLDFIHPDSFLHLEMLQELSIGENDLNSSIIGDFLMSLKRNNRNLTHLDLNSMGFRKHPPRRLMEIIANTTVERLTLSNNQFEIITDDTFPKMTNVKVLELRGVSALSIGPNAFEPNKFPDLRILLLSGNNLPGIHWKHISNQQLVLLDLSLNKGTTSNPMYFEIDRGAFLDCRELRVLNLAFNRMKSIFDYTFIGLEKLKMLNLENGTIFHIGDGTFKPMRHLEILNLANNPLTANENLTSSMFEGLNELKILILKNCGIKHFYTEDNIFKMMPNLTHLTLRNNELYYITPELLKPLKYLQVLDLSENLLISWWRPLFLASGLKPHSLYLTDNKISHFTLSMIQDLNFLLENKGNFTIEIDLMDNVFICDCASMYKSYAWLQVNGSTALKEYFRQSNFLCSSPDIWEDRRVADYFSSIKNMRCLVYEKISNMMLLVWTAPSVVTLIFLALIVTFVYKYKLYITYWLFLAKLALGRKFTKQSHKAEGLQKICPKYDAFVSYCSEDREFVSEMVNQLECSPPCLKLCIYERDFEIGSFISEAILGSIKESRYIILIISNNFAKSQWCRWETQLAEYHRLFLEDGTSYDPLVLIRIGNVENKYLTTTLKFLLKTKIYLSWDERRSEEFWQKLRSVIVKN